The genomic segment TCCCCTTTCTGTTAAGGAAACTTGATCGAGAATTTTCTGCGCTTCCACTTGCAGTAATTTACCCGCTTCAGCAATCTCAATATGGCGACCAATCCGATGGAATAGTTTCACTCCGTATTCTTGCTCTAAGTTGTGAATCGCTGCACTGACGGCAGGTTGTGTAATATAAAGCTCCTCTGCTGCGCGAGTAAAGTGTAAGTTGTGCGCCACAGCCAAAAATATTTTTAGCTGCTCAAGCGTCATTCCTGCCATTTATCGTATCCCTAAGACTTGATGTCAAAATTTTAATCACTTTCATTTATCATTTTGACAAATAAAAGCATTTGATTCTATCGGTTAGTTTGACTAAAGTGTAAATCAAAGCTTCGGCACGGACTTAAACGGCCAAGTAGAGAGCAGAGGGAAATGCCAAATGCCCAAGCATGAAAATAAGGACATCCATAAATGAGCGATTTAGCAACTGCGATTACCACAGGGATTACCGCATTCACTGCTACCAACATCGATGATATTGTCATTCTGACGTTACTTTTTTCGCAAATAAGTAAAACGTTCCGCAATCGTCACATCCTTGCTGGTCAGTATCTCGGCTTTGCGGCATTGATCTTTGCTAGCCTTCCCGGTTTCTTTGGTGGACTGTTTATACCAGAGGACTGGATTAGACTACTTGGTTTAATGCCAATAATCATTGGTATGAGCAGTTTACTAAAACGCGAAGAGGATTCACCAGAGGAAGCTGAAGAAGAAACCGAGCCGTCTTGTCCCTCTATCGTTAAGAGTTTTCTCTCTGGGCAAACTTGCAATGTCGCTGCGATCGCCTTTGCTAATGGCAGTGATAATATCAGCGTCTATGTGCCCCTGTTTGCCAACTCAGAATTAGACAGTCTGCTGGTGATTATAAGTGTATTCTTTACCCTAGTAGGTGTATGGTGTTATACCGCTTACAAGTTAACCTACTTGCCTGCGATCGCAACCTTTTTAACTGAAAATGGTAATACTTTTGTCCCTTGTATATTGATTGGTTTGGGTGTATTTATTGTTACAGAAAATGTCATTTGGACTCTTCTATCTGTAGTTTCTAGTTATATATTCTCATTAATTTTAGGTTTCAATACTCAGCCATCGAGTGAAGAACAAGAAAAATTAATTGTCTAAAATGAAGTGCATGATGAATTTTGTCACCAAAATCAATTCCCAACTGCAAAATATCTTACTTATCAACAGGAATCAAAACATGAAAATCTGGAAATCTCTGCTAATTGTCTTAATGATTGTCGCTAATTTCGCTTTTGCTCAACCTTCTTTTGCTGATAGACCAAAATTTAGCAAAAACCCTGACTATATCGAAGTCATTAAAGCTCTTAACGAACTCTCTCAGACCAAAGATACCCAAACTCAAGTTGAAAGTCTTACACCAGAAGAAATTAAAAAGAGAACCGAGGAATTAACACTGCAAAAATATGCTTTAGAGACGGGAATTAACTGGGGTCAATGTAATAACCAAACAGGTAATACCATAGCAGTTTACGGCAAAAGACCAAATGATGAAGACAATGAAGATGCCGTATACGAAAATGGTTTGTATTTTCTCGCTAATGGTCAGTCTACTAAAAAGAACTGGGATTGTGATGGCATCTATCTAGCGAATGATGCCAAAGTAGAAAATTTTACTTCTAGCCCTAATGGGCAAGGTCAAGAATTGACAGGCCCGGTTGCTCTCAAGATACTTGATGGAACTCAGTTGGTGATTAAGAAGAATCCAGATACTGCTGCGATTGAATTGAATGTTCCGACTGTGAAAGTTCTTAACAGCAAAGAGGCTAACTGGTTTATCCCAGATATATCACAGGCTCTCATAGATACACGAGTTCCTAATGCGCCTAGCAATCAGTCTTGAAATAGAAGTCCATAGTCTATTTTTGAATGAGTTTTCTAAATTTAAATAGGGTAACAGCCAAAATCAGAGGATAAACAGGATAAGCACTGATGAAAAACCTCTCCGATCTTGGCTGTTTTTTTAACGACACCTTATTACTTACACTTGCTCTATATCATCAATTACGAATTACGAATTATTCTGTCAGGCTTGTTTTATTTACATATCTGCATTAAAATAAATTTTGAATTTGAAAAAAATGTACAATCACAACAAGTATATTTCAGTAGCGCAACTATTGCGCTGGGTGCAAGTAATCTGGAAAGAGATTTCCTACTACCTCCGCATTTTTTTGATCAGAGCCGCTTTGGGGATAAGGGTATTATTGATGCAGTTAAAATTGAAACCTACAGAAGAAGATAAAGATAANAAAAAGCCAGGACGACTGAATCCGTCCAGAATCCGAGATCACTTGGCAAATGAGC from the Nostoc sp. GT001 genome contains:
- a CDS encoding cadmium resistance transporter produces the protein MSDLATAITTGITAFTATNIDDIVILTLLFSQISKTFRNRHILAGQYLGFAALIFASLPGFFGGLFIPEDWIRLLGLMPIIIGMSSLLKREEDSPEEAEEETEPSCPSIVKSFLSGQTCNVAAIAFANGSDNISVYVPLFANSELDSLLVIISVFFTLVGVWCYTAYKLTYLPAIATFLTENGNTFVPCILIGLGVFIVTENVIWTLLSVVSSYIFSLILGFNTQPSSEEQEKLIV